One genomic region from Opisthocomus hoazin isolate bOpiHoa1 chromosome Z, bOpiHoa1.hap1, whole genome shotgun sequence encodes:
- the OSTF1 gene encoding osteoclast-stimulating factor 1, translating into MSKPPPKPAKPGQVKVFRALYTFEPRTPDELYFEEGDIIYISDMSDTNWWKGTCKGRTGLIPSNYVAEQAESIDNPLHEAAKRGNLSWLRECLDNRVGVNGLDKAGNTALYWACHGGHKDIVDVLFTQANLELNQQNKLGDTALHAAAWKGYADIVEMLLAKGARTDLKNNEKKLALDMATNAACASLLKKKQSAGTVRTLSNAEEYLDDEDSD; encoded by the exons ggCAGGTTAAAGTGTTCAGGGCCCTGTATACGTTTGAGCCCAGAACA ccAGATGAACTGTACTTTGAAGAAGGAGATATCATTTACATCTCAGACATG AGTGATACGAATTGGTGGAAAGGAACTTGCAAAGGGAGAACTGGACTAATTCCAAGCAACTATG TGGCAGAGCAAGCTGAGTCTATTGATAACCCACTGCATGAAGCTGCCAAACGTG GCAACCTAAGCTGGCTGAGAGAGTGCTTGGATAATCGAGTTGGAGTCAATGGCTTAGACAAAGCTGGGAACACAGCTCTGTACTGGGCGTGCCATGGAGGCCACAAAG ATATAGTGGATGTTCTGTTTACCCAGGCAAACCTAGAGTTAAACCAACAG AACAAATTGGGAGACACAGCTTTGCATGCCGCTGCATGGAAAGGTTATGCAGATATTGTAGAGATGCTGCTGGCAAAGG GGGCAAGAACAGATCTGaagaacaatgagaagaaacTGGCTTTAGACATGGCAACCAATGCAGCTTGTGCTTCACTGCTTAAGAAGAAACAGAGTGCAG GTACGGTCCGAACATTAAGTAATGCAGAGGAATATCTCGACGATGAAGACTCCGATTAG